In the Quercus lobata isolate SW786 chromosome 5, ValleyOak3.0 Primary Assembly, whole genome shotgun sequence genome, one interval contains:
- the LOC115989740 gene encoding uncharacterized protein LOC115989740 — protein MDSQSSDVNALGDALHESLNIQHVQVSEPASDGHEGEEDIHEWKETCPKKHLIKSETFPYPKLRLPPNSSSDEEGEEDEEPEIISQGLHSEESNDHAYSRSISLPTPLKLVSAMKGSRRTQGIPPKKLPVKWAPDVYDPRPTLMSHSVKNKSSQKYKNNKKNDKKNEKKNGKKGQKNSSHGISGKDKKQSRKAAKGSNEFEVFEVGSSNSHCGNSFLRKSHTEMHYPVAEAL, from the exons ATGGACAGTCAATCTTCTGATGTAAATGCCCTTGGGGATGCTCTTCACGAGTCGCTAAATATCCAACATGTTCAAGTGTCAGAACCTGCATCTGATGGGCATGAGGGGGAGGAAGACATACATGAATGGAAGGAAACTTGCCCAAAGAAGCACTTAATCAAGTCTGAAACCTTTCCATATCCAAAGCTAAGGTTGCCTCCTAATTCTTCTTCAGATGAAGAaggtgaagaagatgaggaaCCTGAAATAATATCACAGGGCCTCCACTCTGAGGAATCTAACGATCATGCCTACTCACGATCGATATCGTTGCCA ACTCCTTTGAAGCTTGTGTCTGCCATGAAAGGTAGCCGTAGGACTCAGGGGATTCCGCCGAAGAAACTGCCTGTGAAATGGGCTCCTGATGTGTATGATCCAAGGCCTACTTTGATGTCACACTCGGTTAAAAACAAGAGCTCACAGAAGTAtaaaaacaacaagaaaaatgacaagaaaaatgaaaagaaaaatggaaagaaaggGCAGAAGAACTCTTCACATGGGATAAGTGGCAAGGACAAGAAACAATCTCGCAAGGCTGCTAAGGGTTCTAATGAATTTGAGGTTTTTGAAGTTGGCAGCTCCAACTCCCACTGTGGGAATAGCTTCCTTAGAAAATCACACACTGAGATGCACTACCCTGTTGCTGAAGCATTATGA
- the LOC115989739 gene encoding arginine biosynthesis bifunctional protein ArgJ, chloroplastic-like isoform X2 gives MNNLCPYALHSHCVSMMKLPPPPPLSAPKIWSSFSSSQREFKVCAVSTTGNIDASNYIPKAPIFLPEGPWKQIPGGVTAAEGFKAAGMYGGLRAKAEKPDLALVTCDVDATSAGAFTTNVVAAAPVLYCKKVLDISKTARAVLINAGQANAATGDAGYQDVIESANMLAELLQRRPEEVLIESTGVIGQRIKKEALLKSLPKLVALLSSSTEGADSAAVAITTTDLVSKSIAIESQVGGRTVRVGGMAKGSGMIHPNMATMLGVITTDALVTSDIWRKMVQISVNRSFNQITVDGDTSTNDTVIALASGLSGSTRIASIDSYEALQLQACLDAVMQGLAKSIAWDGEGATCLIEVSVAGADSEAEAAKIARSVASSSLVKAAVYGRDPNWGRIAAAAGYAGISFHQNKLRVLLGDILLMDAGEPQPFDRAAASNYLRKAGETHSRVKIHISVGDGLGSGQAWGCDLSYDYVKINAEYTT, from the exons ATGAATAATCTGTGTCCATATGCTCTTCATTCTCACTGCGTCTCCATGATGAAActgccgccaccaccaccactaagTGCTCCAAAG ATTTGGAGCTCGTTTAGTTCGTCTCAGAGGGAATTCAAAGTATGTGCTGTTTCAACCACTGGGAATATCGACGCCTCCAATTACATTCCAAAGGCTCCGATTTTTCTCCCCGAAGGCCCATGGAAGCAG ATTCCTGGGGGAGTTACTGCCGCAGAGGGATTCAAAGCTGCTGGTATGTATGGCGGTTTGCGTGCTAAAGCCGAGAAACCTGACCTTGCACTTGTCACTTGTGATGTGGATGCCACATCTGCAG ggGCGTTCACAACGAATGTGGTTGCTGCTGCACCAGTGTTATACTGCAAGAAGGTGTTAGACATTTCAAAAACG GCACGTGCAGTGTTAATAAATGCTGGCCAAGCCAATGCAGCAACG GGTGATGCAGGATACCAGGATGTGATAGAATCTGCCAACATGCTTGCTGAG CTACTTCAAAGGAGACCAGAAGAAGTGTTGATTGAATCCACTGGTGTAATTGGTCAAAGAATAAAGAAG GAAGCACTTTTAAAGTCACTTCCAAAACTAGTTGCTTTGCTCTCATCATCAACTGAGGG GGCAGATTCTGCAGCAGTGGCAATCACAACGACTGACCTTGTAAGCAAGAGCATTGCAATTGAATCTCAG GTTGGAGGGAGAACAGTAAGAGTTGGGGGAATGGCAAAAGGTTCTGGGATGATCCACCCAAATATGGCTACCATGCTTGGT GTAATAACAACTGATGCCCTGGTTACAAGTGATATTTGGAGAAAGATGGTGCAGATTTCTGTAAACAGGAGTTTCAACCAGATAACT GTAGATGGAGACACTAGTACCAATGATACTGTTATTGCTTTGGCTAGTGGGTTATCTGGATCAACCAGGATAGCTTCTATAGACAGTTACGAGGCATTGCAACTCCAAGCATGCCTTGATGCG gTAATGCAAGGTCTTGCCAAATCAATAGCTTGGGATGGAGAAGGAGCAACATGCTTAATAGAG GTAAGTGTGGCAGGTGCAGACAGTGAGGCTGAAGCAGCAAAGATTGCACGCTCAGTagcatcttcttcacttgttaAG GCTGCTGTATATGGCAGAGATCCAAATTGGGGGCGCATTGCTGCTGCTGCAGGCTATGCAGGGATTTCTTTCCACCAAAACAAGCTTCGAGTATTGCTAGGTGATATTCTGCTCATGGATGCTGGGGAACCACAACCATTTGACCG GGCTGCAGCAAGTAACTATCTGAGGAAGGCTGGTGAAACCCACAGTAGAGTTAAAATACATATATCAGTTG GTGATGGATTGGGAAGTGGGCAAGCTTGGGGATGTGATTTAAGTTATGATTATGTCAAAATAAATGCAGAATACACAACATAA
- the LOC115989739 gene encoding arginine biosynthesis bifunctional protein ArgJ, chloroplastic-like isoform X3, whose product MNNLCPYALHSHCVSMMKLPPPPPLSAPKSQIWSSFSSSQREFKVCAVSTTGNIDASNYIPKAPIFLPEGPWKQIPGGVTAAEGFKAAGMYGGLRAKAEKPDLALVTCDVDATSAGAFTTNVVAAAPVLYCKKVLDISKTARAVLINAGQANAATGDAGYQDVIESANMLAELLQRRPEEVLIESTGVIGQRIKKEALLKSLPKLVALLSSSTEGADSAAVAITTTDLVSKSIAIESQVGGRTVRVGGMAKGSGMIHPNMATMLGVITTDALVTSDIWRKMVQISVNRSFNQITVDGDTSTNDTVIALASGLSGSTRIASIDSYEALQLQACLDAVMQGLAKSIAWDGEGATCLIEAAVYGRDPNWGRIAAAAGYAGISFHQNKLRVLLGDILLMDAGEPQPFDRAAASNYLRKAGETHSRVKIHISVGDGLGSGQAWGCDLSYDYVKINAEYTT is encoded by the exons ATGAATAATCTGTGTCCATATGCTCTTCATTCTCACTGCGTCTCCATGATGAAActgccgccaccaccaccactaagTGCTCCAAAG TCACAGATTTGGAGCTCGTTTAGTTCGTCTCAGAGGGAATTCAAAGTATGTGCTGTTTCAACCACTGGGAATATCGACGCCTCCAATTACATTCCAAAGGCTCCGATTTTTCTCCCCGAAGGCCCATGGAAGCAG ATTCCTGGGGGAGTTACTGCCGCAGAGGGATTCAAAGCTGCTGGTATGTATGGCGGTTTGCGTGCTAAAGCCGAGAAACCTGACCTTGCACTTGTCACTTGTGATGTGGATGCCACATCTGCAG ggGCGTTCACAACGAATGTGGTTGCTGCTGCACCAGTGTTATACTGCAAGAAGGTGTTAGACATTTCAAAAACG GCACGTGCAGTGTTAATAAATGCTGGCCAAGCCAATGCAGCAACG GGTGATGCAGGATACCAGGATGTGATAGAATCTGCCAACATGCTTGCTGAG CTACTTCAAAGGAGACCAGAAGAAGTGTTGATTGAATCCACTGGTGTAATTGGTCAAAGAATAAAGAAG GAAGCACTTTTAAAGTCACTTCCAAAACTAGTTGCTTTGCTCTCATCATCAACTGAGGG GGCAGATTCTGCAGCAGTGGCAATCACAACGACTGACCTTGTAAGCAAGAGCATTGCAATTGAATCTCAG GTTGGAGGGAGAACAGTAAGAGTTGGGGGAATGGCAAAAGGTTCTGGGATGATCCACCCAAATATGGCTACCATGCTTGGT GTAATAACAACTGATGCCCTGGTTACAAGTGATATTTGGAGAAAGATGGTGCAGATTTCTGTAAACAGGAGTTTCAACCAGATAACT GTAGATGGAGACACTAGTACCAATGATACTGTTATTGCTTTGGCTAGTGGGTTATCTGGATCAACCAGGATAGCTTCTATAGACAGTTACGAGGCATTGCAACTCCAAGCATGCCTTGATGCG gTAATGCAAGGTCTTGCCAAATCAATAGCTTGGGATGGAGAAGGAGCAACATGCTTAATAGAG GCTGCTGTATATGGCAGAGATCCAAATTGGGGGCGCATTGCTGCTGCTGCAGGCTATGCAGGGATTTCTTTCCACCAAAACAAGCTTCGAGTATTGCTAGGTGATATTCTGCTCATGGATGCTGGGGAACCACAACCATTTGACCG GGCTGCAGCAAGTAACTATCTGAGGAAGGCTGGTGAAACCCACAGTAGAGTTAAAATACATATATCAGTTG GTGATGGATTGGGAAGTGGGCAAGCTTGGGGATGTGATTTAAGTTATGATTATGTCAAAATAAATGCAGAATACACAACATAA
- the LOC115989739 gene encoding arginine biosynthesis bifunctional protein ArgJ, chloroplastic-like isoform X1 has protein sequence MNNLCPYALHSHCVSMMKLPPPPPLSAPKSQIWSSFSSSQREFKVCAVSTTGNIDASNYIPKAPIFLPEGPWKQIPGGVTAAEGFKAAGMYGGLRAKAEKPDLALVTCDVDATSAGAFTTNVVAAAPVLYCKKVLDISKTARAVLINAGQANAATGDAGYQDVIESANMLAELLQRRPEEVLIESTGVIGQRIKKEALLKSLPKLVALLSSSTEGADSAAVAITTTDLVSKSIAIESQVGGRTVRVGGMAKGSGMIHPNMATMLGVITTDALVTSDIWRKMVQISVNRSFNQITVDGDTSTNDTVIALASGLSGSTRIASIDSYEALQLQACLDAVMQGLAKSIAWDGEGATCLIEVSVAGADSEAEAAKIARSVASSSLVKAAVYGRDPNWGRIAAAAGYAGISFHQNKLRVLLGDILLMDAGEPQPFDRAAASNYLRKAGETHSRVKIHISVGDGLGSGQAWGCDLSYDYVKINAEYTT, from the exons ATGAATAATCTGTGTCCATATGCTCTTCATTCTCACTGCGTCTCCATGATGAAActgccgccaccaccaccactaagTGCTCCAAAG TCACAGATTTGGAGCTCGTTTAGTTCGTCTCAGAGGGAATTCAAAGTATGTGCTGTTTCAACCACTGGGAATATCGACGCCTCCAATTACATTCCAAAGGCTCCGATTTTTCTCCCCGAAGGCCCATGGAAGCAG ATTCCTGGGGGAGTTACTGCCGCAGAGGGATTCAAAGCTGCTGGTATGTATGGCGGTTTGCGTGCTAAAGCCGAGAAACCTGACCTTGCACTTGTCACTTGTGATGTGGATGCCACATCTGCAG ggGCGTTCACAACGAATGTGGTTGCTGCTGCACCAGTGTTATACTGCAAGAAGGTGTTAGACATTTCAAAAACG GCACGTGCAGTGTTAATAAATGCTGGCCAAGCCAATGCAGCAACG GGTGATGCAGGATACCAGGATGTGATAGAATCTGCCAACATGCTTGCTGAG CTACTTCAAAGGAGACCAGAAGAAGTGTTGATTGAATCCACTGGTGTAATTGGTCAAAGAATAAAGAAG GAAGCACTTTTAAAGTCACTTCCAAAACTAGTTGCTTTGCTCTCATCATCAACTGAGGG GGCAGATTCTGCAGCAGTGGCAATCACAACGACTGACCTTGTAAGCAAGAGCATTGCAATTGAATCTCAG GTTGGAGGGAGAACAGTAAGAGTTGGGGGAATGGCAAAAGGTTCTGGGATGATCCACCCAAATATGGCTACCATGCTTGGT GTAATAACAACTGATGCCCTGGTTACAAGTGATATTTGGAGAAAGATGGTGCAGATTTCTGTAAACAGGAGTTTCAACCAGATAACT GTAGATGGAGACACTAGTACCAATGATACTGTTATTGCTTTGGCTAGTGGGTTATCTGGATCAACCAGGATAGCTTCTATAGACAGTTACGAGGCATTGCAACTCCAAGCATGCCTTGATGCG gTAATGCAAGGTCTTGCCAAATCAATAGCTTGGGATGGAGAAGGAGCAACATGCTTAATAGAG GTAAGTGTGGCAGGTGCAGACAGTGAGGCTGAAGCAGCAAAGATTGCACGCTCAGTagcatcttcttcacttgttaAG GCTGCTGTATATGGCAGAGATCCAAATTGGGGGCGCATTGCTGCTGCTGCAGGCTATGCAGGGATTTCTTTCCACCAAAACAAGCTTCGAGTATTGCTAGGTGATATTCTGCTCATGGATGCTGGGGAACCACAACCATTTGACCG GGCTGCAGCAAGTAACTATCTGAGGAAGGCTGGTGAAACCCACAGTAGAGTTAAAATACATATATCAGTTG GTGATGGATTGGGAAGTGGGCAAGCTTGGGGATGTGATTTAAGTTATGATTATGTCAAAATAAATGCAGAATACACAACATAA
- the LOC115988593 gene encoding organelle RRM domain-containing protein 2, mitochondrial-like produces the protein MAFVSGIRRVLGGGSSTASSILQSHYTSIRFNTTLTSPKLFISGLSRLTTDQKLQEAFSPFGQLVDAKVITDRATGRSKGFGFVSYATIEEAEKAREGMNAKFLDGWVIFVDPAKPREPRPPPQPQQEPSETGFRTNRTVGWCG, from the exons ATGGCCTTCGTCTCTGGCATTCGACGCGTTCTTGGTGGAGGATCTTCCACTGCGTCTTCGATTCTTCAATCTCACTACACTTCCATTCGTTTCAATACTACTCTTACTTCCCCTAAGCTCTTTATCAGCG GTCTTTCCAGACTTACAACAGATCAAAAGCTTCAAGAGGCATTTTCTCCTTTTGGCCAGCTTGTTGATG CAAAAGTCATAACTGATAGAGCCACTGGAAGATCAAaggggtttgggtttgtttcaTATGCAACCATAGAAGAAGCTGAGAAGGCCAGAGAAGGAATGAATGCTAAGTTCTTGGATGGATGGGTTATTTTTGTTGACCCTGCCAAACCAAGGGAGCCCAGACCTCCACCTCAGCCACAGCAAGAGCCTTCCGAAACTGGTTTCAGAACAAACAGGACTGTTGGATGGTGTGGATGA